One part of the Conexibacter woesei Iso977N genome encodes these proteins:
- a CDS encoding NADH-quinone oxidoreductase subunit A, translating to MLRDYLPAIVFVILGGLVGGLFISAGSLLGPKPKTPTTYQGDPYESGMPSEVQQGFRFGISFYLIAMLFILFDIEVVFLYPIAVQLRAYGSFALIETVVFIVLLVVAFIYVWRRGALEWR from the coding sequence GTGCTCCGGGACTACCTTCCAGCCATCGTCTTCGTCATCCTCGGCGGTCTCGTCGGCGGACTCTTCATCTCCGCCGGCTCACTGCTCGGGCCGAAGCCGAAGACGCCCACGACCTACCAGGGCGACCCCTACGAGTCGGGCATGCCCTCCGAAGTCCAGCAGGGCTTCCGCTTCGGGATCAGCTTCTACCTGATCGCGATGTTGTTCATCTTGTTCGACATCGAAGTGGTCTTCCTCTACCCGATCGCCGTGCAGCTGCGGGCGTACGGGAGCTTCGCGCTGATCGAGACGGTCGTGTTCATCGTGTTGCTGGTCGTGGCCTTCATCTACGTGTGGCGACGCGGCGCGCTCGAGTGGCGCTAG
- a CDS encoding flavin reductase family protein has protein sequence METTPAVDPARYREVIGSFATGVAIVTAHGPDGPAGLTTNAVTSLSLDPLLLIVCFDNGSRTLPIVQSAGRFAVNVLRAGQEDLARVFASKREATEKFDAATHTVAHGVPVLDDALAWIACDLESLTPAGDHTIGIGRVTHLSADDSPGATNDPLLFFRGGFGRLA, from the coding sequence ATGGAGACGACGCCCGCAGTCGATCCGGCCCGCTACCGCGAGGTCATCGGGAGCTTCGCGACCGGGGTGGCGATCGTCACCGCCCACGGCCCGGACGGTCCCGCCGGTCTGACCACGAACGCCGTGACGAGCCTCAGCCTCGACCCGCTGCTGCTGATCGTCTGCTTCGACAACGGGTCGCGCACGCTGCCGATCGTGCAGTCCGCCGGCCGCTTCGCGGTCAACGTCCTGCGCGCCGGCCAGGAGGACCTCGCCCGCGTCTTCGCCTCCAAGCGCGAGGCGACCGAGAAGTTCGACGCCGCGACCCACACGGTCGCCCACGGCGTCCCGGTCCTCGACGACGCCCTCGCCTGGATCGCCTGCGACCTGGAGTCGCTGACGCCCGCCGGGGATCACACGATCGGGATCGGCCGCGTGACGCACCTGAGCGCCGACGACAGCCCCGGTGCGACGAACGATCCGTTGCTGTTCTTCCGCGGCGGCTTCGGCCGGCTCGCTTAG
- a CDS encoding NADH-quinone oxidoreductase subunit B, with protein sequence MEIIKREKAGAADDFRIRQLQARDMLRGDIEGDDLEQYVQERVITTTLDRAANWARGNSLFPATFGLACCAIEMMSVVGARLDIARFGFEAFRASPRQADLLILSGRVSIKMAPIVRRIYDQMLDPKYAIAMGACSSSMGVFNNYAIVPADKFLPVDVHVPGCPPRPEALMHGILKLRSMVHSDPAMGWRDRYGADGTVEVLPDEGEALIKAESAVNVPGDEGASQNA encoded by the coding sequence ATGGAGATCATCAAGCGTGAGAAGGCGGGTGCTGCGGACGACTTCCGCATCCGCCAGTTGCAGGCCCGCGACATGCTGCGCGGCGACATCGAGGGCGACGACCTCGAGCAGTACGTGCAGGAACGGGTCATCACCACCACCTTGGACCGCGCCGCCAACTGGGCGCGCGGCAACTCGCTGTTCCCCGCGACCTTCGGGCTCGCCTGCTGCGCCATCGAGATGATGTCCGTGGTCGGCGCGCGCCTCGACATCGCGCGCTTCGGCTTCGAGGCGTTCCGCGCCTCGCCGCGCCAGGCCGACCTGCTGATCCTGTCCGGCCGCGTGTCGATCAAGATGGCGCCGATCGTCCGGCGCATCTACGACCAGATGCTCGACCCGAAGTACGCGATCGCGATGGGCGCCTGCTCGTCGTCGATGGGCGTCTTCAACAACTACGCGATCGTCCCGGCCGACAAGTTCCTGCCGGTCGACGTCCACGTCCCGGGCTGCCCGCCGCGCCCGGAGGCGCTGATGCACGGGATCCTGAAGCTGCGCTCGATGGTCCACAGCGACCCGGCCATGGGCTGGCGCGACCGCTACGGCGCCGACGGCACCGTCGAGGTCCTGCCCGACGAGGGCGAGGCGCTGATCAAGGCCGAGTCCGCCGTCAACGTCCCCGGCGACGAGGGCGCGTCGCAGAATGCCTGA
- the nuoF gene encoding NADH-quinone oxidoreductase subunit NuoF yields MSTQQPLIFQDIDEPGLHTLEVYKRRGGYGDRLRKALQLPPEALVEELKASGLRGRGGAGFSMGMKASFMPKGTMDKYLVCNADESEPGTFKDRELMQKIPHLLIEGMIIAAHAAGANRAFIFIRGEYVQQADILDAALVEAYEAGFLGENILGTGHTLSLAVHRGAGAYICGEETGLLDSLEGKRGNPRLKPPFPANQGLYQGPTLINNVETLATVPLIVEMGGAEYAKIGAEGSTGTKLISISGNVKRPGNYEIELGMSSRDIIYGLAGGPDDGREVKFWFPGGSSSPVLTADDLDLAYDFNTLAKAGSMLGSGAIIVVDDSNSVVDVCLWLAEFYRHESCGKCTPCREGTNWTVKMLERIQSGLATPMDLDIMASVQEQIIGNCLCVLGDAMAMPVGSMVAKFRGEFEAHIEAARAKLGIADDPADAPELALIEGAFA; encoded by the coding sequence ATGAGCACGCAGCAGCCGCTGATCTTCCAGGACATCGACGAGCCTGGTCTGCACACGCTCGAGGTCTACAAGCGCCGCGGTGGCTACGGCGACCGCCTGCGCAAGGCGCTCCAGCTGCCGCCGGAGGCGCTGGTCGAGGAGCTCAAGGCGTCCGGCCTGCGCGGCCGTGGCGGCGCCGGCTTCTCGATGGGCATGAAGGCGTCCTTCATGCCCAAGGGCACGATGGACAAGTACCTCGTCTGCAACGCGGACGAGTCCGAGCCCGGGACCTTCAAGGACCGCGAGCTCATGCAGAAGATCCCGCACCTGCTGATCGAGGGCATGATCATCGCCGCCCACGCGGCGGGCGCGAACCGCGCGTTCATCTTCATCCGCGGCGAGTACGTCCAGCAGGCCGACATCCTCGACGCCGCGCTGGTCGAGGCCTACGAGGCCGGCTTCCTGGGCGAGAACATCCTCGGCACCGGCCACACGCTCTCCCTCGCCGTGCACCGCGGCGCGGGCGCCTACATCTGCGGCGAGGAGACCGGCCTCCTCGACAGCCTCGAGGGCAAGCGCGGCAACCCGCGCCTGAAGCCGCCGTTCCCCGCCAACCAGGGCCTGTACCAGGGCCCGACGCTCATCAACAACGTCGAGACGCTGGCGACCGTGCCGCTGATCGTCGAGATGGGCGGCGCCGAGTACGCCAAGATCGGCGCCGAGGGCTCGACCGGCACGAAGCTGATCTCGATCTCGGGCAACGTCAAGCGCCCGGGCAACTACGAGATCGAGCTGGGCATGTCCTCGCGCGACATCATCTACGGCCTGGCCGGCGGTCCCGACGACGGGCGCGAGGTCAAGTTCTGGTTCCCGGGCGGCTCGTCGTCCCCGGTCCTGACGGCCGACGACCTCGACCTCGCCTACGACTTCAACACGCTGGCCAAGGCCGGGTCCATGCTGGGCTCGGGCGCGATCATCGTGGTCGACGACTCCAACTCGGTCGTCGACGTCTGCCTGTGGCTCGCCGAGTTCTACCGGCACGAGTCCTGCGGCAAGTGCACGCCCTGTCGCGAGGGCACCAACTGGACCGTCAAGATGCTCGAGCGCATCCAGTCCGGCCTCGCGACCCCGATGGACCTCGACATCATGGCCTCGGTCCAGGAGCAGATCATCGGCAACTGCCTCTGCGTCCTCGGCGACGCGATGGCGATGCCGGTCGGCTCGATGGTCGCCAAGTTCCGCGGCGAGTTCGAGGCCCACATCGAGGCGGCGCGCGCCAAGCTCGGGATCGCCGACGACCCGGCGGACGCCCCCGAGCTCGCGCTCATCGAAGGAGCCTTCGCGTAA
- the nuoD gene encoding NADH dehydrogenase (quinone) subunit D: MSSTDVTGSDYRAQEERVDVFQRAQTLGAPAPDQELLTLNMGPHHPATHGVLRLLVTLEAEVVRDLKPIIGYVHTGIEKTAEDKSYWKGIPIIERMDYLAYYFNAMAFCGATETLLDVEVPKRAQYLRVIHMELNRIMSHLVWLGTSMLDLGAVTVWWYCFRERETILDLFEYSSGQRMHTRYFQVGGVMEDIPAGWAEKLAKFLKDMPSKIDQYMDLLNRNEIALRRLRGTCPLDVETLQGLGVTGPLLRAAGDPWDLRKAMPYSSYEDFDFKIAVGENGDNYDRFAVRMEEMRQSIRIMEQALEGLPEGPYITDDRRVALPPRHELATSMEALIYHFKLVTEGFRVPPGEVYYPIEGPRGEYGVFIRSDGSSKPARVHMRDPSFVNLQATLPMVKDAYIADLIATLAMMDPVLGGVDR, from the coding sequence ATGAGCTCCACGGACGTCACCGGCAGCGACTACCGCGCTCAGGAAGAGCGCGTCGACGTCTTCCAGCGCGCCCAGACGCTGGGGGCGCCCGCGCCCGACCAGGAGCTGCTGACCCTCAACATGGGTCCGCACCACCCCGCCACGCACGGGGTGCTGCGCCTGCTCGTCACGTTGGAAGCGGAAGTGGTCCGCGATCTGAAGCCCATCATCGGCTACGTCCACACCGGCATCGAGAAGACCGCCGAGGACAAGTCGTACTGGAAGGGCATCCCGATCATCGAGCGGATGGACTACCTCGCGTACTACTTCAACGCGATGGCCTTCTGCGGGGCGACCGAGACGCTGCTCGACGTCGAGGTCCCCAAGCGCGCCCAGTACCTGCGCGTGATCCACATGGAGCTCAACCGGATCATGTCGCACCTGGTCTGGCTCGGCACCTCGATGCTCGACCTCGGCGCGGTCACCGTCTGGTGGTACTGCTTCCGCGAGCGCGAGACGATCCTGGACCTCTTCGAGTACAGCTCCGGCCAGCGCATGCACACGCGCTACTTCCAGGTCGGCGGCGTCATGGAGGACATCCCGGCCGGCTGGGCCGAGAAGCTCGCCAAGTTCCTGAAGGACATGCCGAGCAAGATCGACCAGTACATGGACTTGCTCAACCGCAACGAGATCGCGTTGCGGCGCCTGCGCGGCACCTGCCCCCTCGACGTCGAGACGCTCCAGGGCCTCGGCGTGACCGGCCCGCTGCTGCGCGCGGCCGGCGACCCGTGGGACCTGCGCAAGGCCATGCCCTACTCCTCCTACGAGGACTTCGACTTCAAGATCGCGGTCGGCGAGAACGGCGACAACTACGACCGCTTCGCCGTCCGGATGGAGGAGATGCGGCAGTCGATCCGGATCATGGAGCAGGCGCTGGAAGGCCTGCCCGAGGGCCCGTACATCACCGACGACCGCAGGGTCGCGCTCCCGCCGCGCCACGAGCTGGCGACGTCGATGGAGGCGCTGATCTACCACTTCAAGCTGGTGACCGAGGGCTTCCGCGTCCCGCCGGGCGAGGTCTACTACCCGATCGAGGGCCCGCGCGGCGAGTACGGCGTGTTCATCCGCTCCGACGGATCGAGCAAGCCCGCGCGCGTGCACATGCGCGACCCCTCGTTCGTGAACCTGCAGGCGACGCTCCCGATGGTCAAGGACGCCTACATCGCCGACCTCATCGCCACGCTGGCGATGATGGACCCGGTGCTCGGCGGCGTGGACCGGTAA
- a CDS encoding NADH-quinone oxidoreductase subunit C — translation MPDAPGTELLAQALRDAHGDDAVLGTEHFRAKGAINVAPTHIGEVLETLRGKGFQHLMSVHGVDYYPEEPRLGVHYELLDRDALDRVSVKLRVPLDTPNVPSVTDAWPTANHQEREVYDMFGVVFDGHPDLRRILMPEDYEGHPQRRDFPLGGEPVLFTAAETAGKDYTFGIDGEA, via the coding sequence ATGCCTGACGCCCCCGGCACCGAGCTGCTGGCCCAGGCGCTGCGCGACGCGCACGGCGACGACGCCGTGCTCGGCACCGAGCACTTCCGGGCCAAGGGCGCGATCAACGTCGCGCCCACCCACATCGGCGAGGTCCTGGAGACCTTGCGCGGCAAGGGCTTCCAGCACCTGATGAGCGTCCACGGGGTCGACTACTACCCCGAGGAGCCGCGCCTCGGCGTGCACTACGAGCTGCTTGACCGCGACGCGCTCGACCGCGTCTCGGTCAAGCTGCGCGTGCCGCTCGACACGCCCAACGTGCCGTCGGTCACCGACGCGTGGCCGACCGCCAACCACCAGGAGCGCGAGGTCTACGACATGTTCGGCGTCGTCTTCGACGGCCACCCGGACCTGCGTCGCATCCTGATGCCCGAGGACTACGAGGGCCACCCGCAGCGCCGCGACTTCCCGCTCGGCGGCGAGCCCGTCCTCTTCACGGCCGCCGAGACGGCCGGCAAGGACTACACCTTCGGAATCGACGGTGAGGCATGA
- a CDS encoding c-type cytochrome, with product MPRRPLIALAAVTVAAAAAVGCGQESNDIKQPTASTPHFKGIEDQYAPGAQLFVERCSACHNLGIVGAEGGALVVKNRERVDGPNFNVRKEDKDSVLYAIRNGGFSGAIMPQDIVVGRDADAVAEFLAKYAGHGKSKNARN from the coding sequence ATGCCTCGCCGTCCCCTGATCGCCCTCGCCGCCGTCACCGTCGCCGCTGCTGCGGCCGTCGGCTGCGGCCAGGAGAGCAACGACATCAAGCAGCCCACGGCCTCAACGCCGCACTTCAAGGGCATCGAGGACCAGTACGCGCCGGGCGCGCAGCTCTTCGTCGAGCGCTGCTCGGCCTGCCACAACCTCGGCATCGTCGGTGCCGAGGGCGGCGCGCTGGTCGTCAAGAACCGTGAGCGCGTCGACGGGCCGAACTTCAACGTGCGCAAGGAGGACAAGGACTCCGTCCTCTACGCGATCCGCAACGGCGGGTTCTCCGGCGCGATCATGCCGCAGGACATCGTCGTCGGCAGGGACGCCGACGCGGTCGCCGAGTTCCTCGCGAAGTATGCGGGGCATGGCAAGTCCAAGAACGCCCGGAACTAG
- a CDS encoding NAD(P)H-dependent oxidoreductase subunit E: MSMPDVKRYSHGSRVPGWDDAVDLSKDPQEIPDPATTPVPTELREEIERHIAKYPDRRSAAIPALAAAQELHGWCSPEAFRQVACVMRLTPAYLVAVASFYDMLDTQPVGHKRVYVCTNISCSLRGGRKLLGELTEAVGDDPDVQVRGFECLGACDIAPMVSVDGVFLGPVESDDVAELARQVRDGEDPLPAKQLIKRPSADPHANSREWDAPGTDFAEVESEIDRPAPGNSPLPAEPSSFGPPMGTPDPPEEPA; this comes from the coding sequence ATGTCGATGCCCGACGTCAAGCGCTACTCGCACGGCTCCCGCGTCCCCGGCTGGGACGACGCCGTCGACCTCTCCAAGGACCCGCAGGAGATCCCGGATCCGGCGACCACGCCGGTTCCCACGGAGCTGCGCGAGGAGATCGAGCGCCACATCGCCAAGTACCCGGACCGGCGCTCCGCCGCGATCCCGGCGCTGGCGGCCGCGCAGGAGCTGCACGGCTGGTGCTCGCCCGAGGCCTTCCGCCAGGTCGCGTGCGTGATGCGCCTGACCCCCGCCTACCTGGTGGCGGTCGCGTCGTTCTACGACATGTTGGACACGCAGCCCGTGGGCCACAAGCGCGTCTACGTGTGCACCAACATCTCGTGCTCGCTGCGCGGCGGCCGCAAGCTGCTGGGCGAGCTGACCGAGGCGGTCGGCGACGACCCCGACGTGCAGGTGCGCGGCTTCGAGTGCCTCGGCGCCTGCGACATCGCCCCGATGGTCTCGGTCGACGGCGTCTTCCTCGGCCCGGTCGAGAGCGACGACGTCGCCGAGCTGGCGCGCCAGGTGCGCGACGGCGAGGACCCACTTCCGGCCAAGCAGCTGATCAAGCGCCCGTCGGCCGACCCGCACGCCAACTCGCGTGAGTGGGACGCGCCGGGCACCGACTTCGCCGAGGTCGAGTCCGAGATCGACCGCCCGGCGCCCGGCAACTCGCCGCTGCCGGCCGAGCCTTCTTCCTTCGGGCCCCCGATGGGGACCCCGGATCCGCCCGAGGAGCCTGCATGA